CACTCGTTACTAATTACATTAAAACGCGATGCTGCGGCAAGCGAGTCGAGTAACTTCCGGGACCGATAAGCGTTTAAATGGAATAATTTTATCCATGCTACAACATGCGCGTGGTCCAAACAGTTTAGTCGGGACGTGTCAACCAGACATGATCTCGTTTGACACCAGAGCGAACTAGTGGCCGGGGCCTTCTCTGGCACGGACCATATTTGGCCCGGATAAAATTTCTCCTTGCTCGCTACCATTTTAGACATACGCGTGAAAGTAACTTAAACGTGAGTTGttaataaacaataaaagcaATAAAATCAGATATTTGATTCCAGAATGGTTTCGTTTAAACTAATAATTCTGTTGGTAACGGTATCGCTCGCCTGTGCTGCTGAAGGTAAGTATATACTGTAATAGATTTGGTTTAATAGATTTTCTTTTCGTCAGAATTTACTCATTCTTCATATCTTCACCATCacgtttgtttatttgtattttcaagCGTTTGGTGATGAAAGGGTTGGTGTATTAGTGAAACGTAAGTTTGTAAATTTCAGTTTAATAAATGCTTTCTACACGTTGACATATTTTCAGTCAGCCCTCGATATACCGCGGGCCCGCATCGGTgaagaacgattttggcggtatagagagtatggcggtatatcgggggtgttttactatgtatttgtattaagATGTTCAtcgagaaaacctggcggtaggcggtaaatgggagggcggtatatcggggttgactgtacacAGTGTATCAAAAGAAATCATCTCTGTTTAAAACCTgcagatttgactctggtctcGTCTCCTAACGTAGTTTCGTGTAGATTCATTGGAAACATTTAGTAACGCCTTCGACATGCTCAAAGAAATATCCTTTCTTTTCTTTCGGGCCTTCCAATGTTCCTAGATCCAATCCGATATTAAGGAAGTCGGAAGAAAAATTGACCGAAAATCTCATCTGGACACAGTTTTACAGTTCTGAGCTCGATTTAACTTTGAGTTACAAATAGAAAGATTTGATATAGTCAGAtttcagttctacagttctgagcTCGATTTAACTTACAGAGTTACAAATAGAAAGCTTTGATATAGTCAGGTTTCAGTCGAACAAGTCCTGTATAAAGTCTAATGTTGCTGCATTCCCTAACGTAGCTACGTCTCCAAACCGAAATACTTGTTTTAAAGGGCCTATATATACTATGCTATCTTTTAGATGTTATCTAATATACGGTTTCTTATCTATAACTTGTCTGCCGTTGTAGGTGCCTGTACAAATCAGATCGGAGATGTGGCGTGTTCTCGACTAACCTGTGGGAGTCAAAAACATAAACTTGTGATGTGCAAAAAGAAATGCGGCACTTGTTAAACATAATAACTATTGAAGATGTGAATAATTGTcatcgatgaaataaaaaatcagtACCATGAAAAAAAACGCTTTTCGTTATATACGTACATTGTGCGGTACCGGGAATAGTAATCAATAAATACCTTTGCAATTAGATTCTTATTCGCTATtcaatatataacaaaaaaactaTTCAAGCTctaaaaatgaatacaaatcACGATATCGTGGATCAACGGATACTAAAAATACGAATTCAAACCATAGAATAGATCTCAATGACATTAAGAACAGACTCTGAACATATCGATATTGTATAATGGAATACTCTGGGATTTATCTGAATAAAAGTCGTTGCGGAAATAAagtgtttgattttgattatttatGTTGGAGCGGGAGTGAGGATTCATGAGAGAGATCTGATGCCGGTTCAATAGTCATGGCTTACACTTAACACTTGACTAAAGAACATCATCTtatagttctatagccaatctaacaactactGCAACCCCTGCGCACCCCCTGTACTCGCCTTGGCGAACACCCTGTATCCACCCCCGCGAACACCCTGTATCCACCTCCGCGCATCCTCTGTTCCCACCCTGGCGAACCCCCTGTATCCGCCCCGCGCATCCCCTGTACCCGCCTTGGCGAACCACTTGTATCCGACACTGCGatcgaatgaatgaatgaatgaatattttattctCAAGTGTAATTTACAGCACAAAGTTTACAAAATGCAGGATACGAATTACAGCAAATAGTTTTAGAAGTGCAAGAGAACATATTACTAAGCTATAGAAACAGTGAAGAGGCTTCGTATGAATCGAGTTAAACAAGTATTTGCTCATTAATCCTGCAAATAGTTTTGAATGAGTCAGTCCGATTGCAAGGGTAAACGTGCGACTTCCGGTTACCACCGAAAGCTCCCGTGATATTTACCTGcaattcaaatagattatGTTTCAATCGATTATTCTATTCTCTCATTGAGCACGGGAATAAAATAGTctggaaaatatgttaaaaggcttttaaaaaatgataccttgtttctccgctctgctgagcataaaagttgacccggccggccgcctatctaccctatacataacttttttttttaaatcgtgatcaattttaccataacagacccggccgctatagaaatgaactgtttgcaaattttatcatatttttcaaaaatgacccggccgctgcggagaaacaaggtatcatttctgTTTAGCCTAAACTACCTGAATAACCTCTAACAGCGAGCCGTATTTCGTCTTCAGTTTGACTAGATTTGGTTTCGGCAGCACGTTCACCGGAAGCATTACGCGATTGGTCGTGTTAGACGACGGTTTAAACCCATGTTCCAGTAGCTGGTACGGCGAGGTTACACTCGAGTTACCGACGCTGATGTAGACATTTGACTTGGTTCCATGTTTGCCCGTATAAACTGTGACGTCCCACGTCACGGCTTATAAATGTGTTTTGAAAAGGAAAATCGAAGTGTTTACTTGATGTTTTAGAACTtcatattatttattatcTCATTCCATCAAATatttagataataatttatttttcatttaacttaCATTTCCATGAATAAtgacaataaagaaaaaatgaagttAAATGAAGGTTACAGTGAGAGCCTTATGGGCTGTACAGGTCACTGCACCTAGGTGCCTAGAGTGCAGGGGTACGATACGATATACCAAAATGGTGACACATCGAGGGTGACAAGATGTGGATGACTAGGGTAAGCTATAGAACCAGGCGCCTCAACCGGGTCTCACCTTTCACAAATCTCCAGTTCAATTTAAAACCAGAATAGAAATTGTTGACGATATCTGATCGAAATTGAATCGTGACATCGCCAACATGTAGAGATCGACCGGGAGCCGTTTTACCGCAGAAAATTCCAGCACCTGGAATTCAGATTGTTCGAGTCCGTTAAAAGCAGTAGTCAGTGCAGGGATACATACTGCGCATCTAATGTGGATAAGGTTAATTAACATAACGGATGACGTCACTCCTTGATGTAAATCTATTCGATTCTAGATTCGTAGAGTAGCTGGGTTAAACAACGATACTATGTGTAAgtattttatttgacgcatgAGTTTTCGCCACTAAtatatagaagcttcatcaggtaaatGAGTGATGAAGATACTATACATCAGTAACGAAAACTCatgcgtcaaataaactagttttaacCTAATAAAATACTATTTGTTTTGTTGTATTTATTCCATGTGTTTACCGTCACTACTGCTTATGATCAACATGTCATAGCAGCCGCTGCCACGAGGCTTCGACTCCatagaaaatcttttttcaaaccagatTTAAACTACCTAAAACACGAATTCGGAAGTGTATATATTACGTATATGTTCAAGGAGGAAAGTAGAAATATTATGCtttattatagaaaaactTCACACGTTCACACACATTTACAAGCAAATTGTACTTGCTCTTTTTTTCGGTGGAAACTATGGATTTTAGGCCGCCACACATTATAAGCTGGTCCACATATATTGTGGTTGCGCCATTGTGACTAATTACCATATTTTCCGATGGTACAATTTTCCATTTACAGTCGCGGTATTGACCATAAGCCTTCGGATAGTTAGGAGTAGCGATACTGCCAGTTGTACGATTTAGTATTCTAGGCGATTCATTACATGTCGTATCAActtcaaaatacaaaacgaTCACCAATGGAAAGTTAACAACAGAATTATTTAGTGGTTGCTGAAGTGAAACGATGGAACCATTTACTGATTCTGTGGTTCAGTTAGAATTACAGACAAATCCGCT
This sequence is a window from Tubulanus polymorphus chromosome 9, tnTubPoly1.2, whole genome shotgun sequence. Protein-coding genes within it:
- the LOC141911274 gene encoding uncharacterized protein LOC141911274 isoform X2; its protein translation is MESKPRGSGCYDMLIISSSDGAGIFCGKTAPGRSLHVGDVTIQFRSDIVNNFYSGFKLNWRFVKAVTWDVTVYTGKHGTKSNVYISVGNSSVTSPYQLLEHGFKPSSNTTNRVMLPVNVLPKPNLVKLKTKYGSLLEVIQVNITGAFGGNRKSHVYPCNRTDSFKTICRINEQILV